In Anaerolineales bacterium, the genomic window CTCATCTCCTGGAAGTGGCGCAGTTCAATCGCCACCCGGTAGTGCGCCGGCAGCTCCAGCAGCGCCTGCTGCAGCCGCTGCCGCTCCTCTGCCTGCTCAGCGGCAGCATGCGCCGGATCGGGCTCCTCCTGCTCCGGCCAGTCGATCTCATCGTCCAGCTCGACCGCGGGTGGGTGGGCGGCCAGATTGTGCGCCAGGCGATTGAGCGCCAGATTCGCCCCTACCCGGCGGATCCACGGACCAAACGGGCGGTCGGGATCGTACTGGTGCAGACGCTGGAACCCGCGCAGGAAAGCTTCTTGAGCCACGTCTTCCGCTTCCTCCCGGTTGCCCAGGATCCGATAGCAGGCGCTGAACACCCCGTTCTGGTGTCGACGGACGAGGTCACCGTAGGCCCCCAGATCCCCGCCGCGGGTCAGGTGAACCAGTTCATGCTCTGAGGCGTCGGCCATGGCGCTCTATTGGGATGTACCGTCGGAGGGCACAGAAGGTTGCGGCACCCTGGGGAGAGCCAGCTGCTCCCCTGCCTCGGGCTTTGACGCGGCAACCTTCGCCGCACTCCACCCGCTGGAGGCGGCCTCCCCCAGCCGCTGAACCTGGCGCCCCACCAAGCGCGAACCAGAATCCGGTCTCAAGGCCGTTGATAGGTGCCTGCCAGTTCGGCTGCGGCCAGGACGTGCCCTTCGGCGGCAGCCAAGACCTCCACCGCCGAGGCGCCGGCAGCGAGGCCGAGGTCCGAGTCAAGGGCATACAGGGTGAACACATAGCGATGCCTCCCGCTCGGCGGGCACGGGCCACCGTAGCCCAGTTCGCCCCAGGTGTTGGCGCCCTGCTGCCCGCCGCCGGGCAGTTCTACTTCAGATCCAAGGCCGGCGGGCAGGCTGTCCAGGCCGGGAGAAAGATCGTAGGCGATCCAGTGAACCCAGCCGCCGGCGTCGGGGTCATCGAACACCAGCGCCAGGCTGGCTGCTCCCTCTGGCAGGGATTCCCAGATCAGGGCTGGTGACGTATCGTCCCCGTCACAGGTGTGCACCACGGGGATCTCCTCGTCCGACTCGTAGGC contains:
- a CDS encoding sigma-70 family RNA polymerase sigma factor — its product is MADASEHELVHLTRGGDLGAYGDLVRRHQNGVFSACYRILGNREEAEDVAQEAFLRGFQRLHQYDPDRPFGPWIRRVGANLALNRLAHNLAAHPPAVELDDEIDWPEQEEPDPAHAAAEQAEERQRLQQALLELPAHYRVAIELRHFQEMSYQEIAVALRIPLSDVKSHLFRARRALARSLRDGP
- a CDS encoding YbhB/YbcL family Raf kinase inhibitor-like protein → AYESDEEIPVVHTCDGDDTSPALIWESLPEGAASLALVFDDPDAGGWVHWIAYDLSPGLDSLPAGLGSEVELPGGGQQGANTWGELGYGGPCPPSGRHRYVFTLYALDSDLGLAAGASAVEVLAAAEGHVLAAAELAGTYQRP